From the genome of Vitis riparia cultivar Riparia Gloire de Montpellier isolate 1030 chromosome 2, EGFV_Vit.rip_1.0, whole genome shotgun sequence:
tataatgcatatttaatttcaagacccaaataaagtgtaaaaaattaaattgaaggatattatccttcattaattcctaaaatactaatgtaaatttcatttttctattcttaattaagtattactcacttctaattttttgtttttttttttaagatattaaatctttttattcttattataagtaagaataaaaaaatttatttaaaatttaatggataatcaatttttttatttataatttaaaatagaaaatagtgctgatttttaattatttatataaattaaagttttaaaaaacaatgaaaaattcaaataattaaaatagaattattatggttgtaTAAATAGTGtacaataaagataaaaaaaacttatgttaaAGATCAATGagtattttaatcttttaatatcttatattattttcatattatgtaAGTAGTATGAATTAAAGGTTGCCCAAAACATAAtcgtccaaaaaaaaaaaaaaaagagggcaAAAACAAAGACAAGGAGGAAAACGAAGGGCGGGTGAAAAACGCACGTGAATTATGGATTCATCGCATTGTCTTTTTCTAGGCCAGCGCCGCCTGCTTTGTCGATTTGGTTTGTTGAATAGTGGGAAAGCAGGGTCCCTAATTTCCATAGCCACAGTCTGTCTCTGTAGCTTTGCATAATGGAGCATGGAGCATTCTGAAACCCTGAACCCATCTTATCTTTGACCACACAATACATTAAACATAACCATGTTTCAGCGATATTACATTATGTTGGGCTTTCTTTTTCAGAatgtttcattaattttataaagatgGCTTGTGACGAAAAACAGAGTTTAAGGTCTTTTTAGGTTCTCTTTTGGTTCTTGGATGCCAAGAGAAAATTAACTAGTGCTGAACAAGAACAAAATGCCTAAAATTTTTTgtcctcatttttcttcaagaaaaaaaaaaggctgaaGAAAGTTATgagaaaatctaaaattttaatcatttaaattttttcttccattttttttatatgtaattaaaaattatatcttttttccttttcttttgtttttcatcgTCAAACGAtctaaaattaaacataacattaaaacttattattttggTTCCATACTATACTACTTGCacctagaaaaataaaattaactaaaaatgaatattaatacaaaatagtgaaaataaacaacaagaaaCAACACCAACACACATATTTACGAGAAAaaccctaataaaaaaatactacgAACAAAGGAGAAGAATATCCATATTAAAAATTAGTACAAGAGGCGAGATATACAAGTGACTATTGCATAAATATAAGCATCATAACTCTAAATTCTATATATGTCATCGCATATGTATAGGGAAAGAAATTAACTCCATacaaaaaatctcataaatttagTTTCATGTCATATGTTGTATTACGAACTTTTCGAAttagacaaaataaaattcaggTTACCAAATTCTAACAAATATAATTGGAAGTTGTGAAATTTTTAGTTATTGTCCGTATCTATCTCCTTGTTAATTGAATGATGGTTACAGGGAAATTTTTTGAATGATACCACTTCAATGCTGCACAATTTTCGTAACTAATTGAACATAGTTTGCTTTCCAATTTGACCTAGATTACGATTCCCGATTGCTTAGCAGATTGTGGGTCAGGCTTTAAAAGGcccaataatcatattcattaGGTATTTCACTATCGGGACGAGGGCAGCCCAGTCCAGCCCAGCCCACAATGTAAAAGGACAAAACATGAAATCTCCGTCTAACCGAAGGTGACGCCGCCGTTTTCCAAGAAAAAATCTTCCACTTCAAGAGCTCCAGGTGTGCGGTGTTCGTCGGTTAGACGACAGAGATGTTACTTTCACCGCGGTCTATTCAGGAAATCAACTCAAAAATGTAATCAAAGATTGGCCCGAAACCCAAGTGGAAATTTCATCTGAATCAGGCCgtccaaataatttataaaattgaaaaaacaaataaataattgcaGCATGTTCCCCATTCTCACATGTACCGAGGACCCACTTCAACGATCCTGAGACGTCCAGCTGGAGAGAGACCCCTCAACAACTAGCCTGAAGCCACGTGTCATTTACTGCTAACCTGGACTCACCTCCTACATATGACAGGTCCCCCGTGACTCCCTGAGATCACCCACTCTTTCGActactttctttcttccttgtCTTCTAGCCCTAGCCCGCTTTTTCAGCATCACTGTAAGTACTAACTGGTAAGTGCTTTTCGGAATTTGAGATATATTTCCAATCCGTTTTGAATTTCTCGGATTTGAGTTTGGTTTGTGGTAGCTGTAGAATTTGTGGTTGAATTTGAGAAGTTTTGGTTTCAGAAAAATGGCGACTCTGACTGCTTCTCACTTCGTATCAAGAACATCGCATGTCAACGGCACCCAGGAAAGCTCGGGCTCGGAGACGAAGTCGTTGGCGCAGATTGGGCTGAGGAGCCAGCGCGCCACGCACAATGGCTTGAGGCGGTTGAGTGCGAGGACAATTGTGGGGAGGAGCAAGGGGTATAAGTCTGAGAATGGCAAGGGTTTGGCTTCCGGAGCTATTGTATGTCGAAGTGGGATGAACTTGGTGTTTGTGGGATGCGAGGTTGGTCCCTGGAGCAAAACCGGTGGTCTTGGTGATGTTCTCGGTGGTCTACCGCCTGCCATGGCGGTGAGTGTAGacgatttcttttttcttatttttttttcacttcaagaGTGTGTTGCAGGGTTATGATTGTGTATGGTGGTTGTGTAGGCTCGTGGGCACAGGGTTATGTCTGTGAGTCCACGCTATGATCAGTACAAAGATGCATGGGATACCTGTGTGGTTGTTGAGGTAAAGTTTTCTTGCATGattcctctttttctttgtgGATCAGTGaggatttttaacttaaaaatcatcattttttttttcttgcagaTTCCAGTTGGGGACAGAATTGAAACTGTTCGCTTTTTCCACTGCTACAAAAGAGGAGTTGATCGTGTCTTCGTGGATCATCCCTGGTTCCTTGagaaggtatatatatatatatatatatgctgcAGATTTGGTAATAGGCGTTTGGGGGGCCGACTCTAATATTCTTATTCTGATGCTCAACTTTCTGAATTCCCAAGGTATGGGGAAAAACTGGATCCAAAATTTATGGCCCTAGCGCAGGAGTAGACTACATCGACAATCAAATGCGATTCAGCTTGTTTTGCCAGGTAAATTTTCTATGATCTGCTGATTTTTTTCAGCAAAATCcatggaaaaggaaaacaaacggGAAACTTGGGTTGTCAAACACTGTGACATTCATTATACATTTCCTATGTATAATCATGAATGTCTGAAAACAGCAAAAATTAATATCTAAATCTTTCTTAGAGTgcgtttgaaagtgattttagaaaagcGCTTCCATGAATCGAATCACTACCAATCGGACTCTTAATCATGCCCGACCTTAAAGTAATGAGTTGGCTTTCTTTCTATTGCACAATGTAAAAGGAAATTGGCTGAATTTTCTGTTCTTCTTTTCTTACTTTCCTGAGACTAGCAGATTGGGATGGTCTACTTTTCACATGTGGCACTGTTATAAGTTGTGGGAGCTTTTGCTTAACTTTGTTCCACCTAGTTGCATgataaaaagtatatatatttggtgCTTGTATCAAATAGTTAgtatttctttcttgtttagCAACTTAAGTGAGTAAACAGTGCACACCATCCACTTCTATTCTCACCTTATTGCTGGTTCAGGGTGTCACACTGTGCCAGAATAGCCAATTGCCCCACAAAATTCCCagatgtttttatttcttttattttatatagccATCCCGTGTAACTCATTCGATTTTGATGCTTTTAGGCGGTTCTGGAGGCACCACGGGTTCTGAATCTAAACAGCAGCAAACATTTCTCAGGACCATATGGTGTGGACCCTTTTCCTCTGCATCTTGTAACTTTTGCCCATAGTTGCTAATTAAGATATAGCTTTTATTTAAGTGCATGTGCTTTTCTTACCGATGTAGGAGAGGATGTTGTCTTCATTGCTAATGACTGGCACACTGCTATTCTTCCATGCTACCTAAAATCAATGTACCAATCTAGTGGAATTTACAGCAATGCCAAGGTAAAAGTGTGTTTGATTTTACTTGAGAGTGTAGCATTTAGAATTCTAGCCAACTCAGAAGTCCCATTTCTTGAGGGCTGAGGTTTTGCTTGGTAAACTATGCCAGGTAGTGTTTTGCATCCACAACATTGCCTACCAAGGCAGATTTGCCTTTTCTGATTTCGCATTCCTCAATCTGCCAGATAGATTCAGGAGCtcttttgattttatggatGGGTATGTGTTATCAAACATTCCATATTATATGAATTTCATGAACTTTTCTTGGCTCTTCCAAATTTATAGGCATTTCAATTCTGCAGGTATAAAAAGCCTGTGAAAGGAAGGAAAATCAACTGGATGAAGGCTGGAATACTAGAATCAGACAGAGTTGTAACCGTGAGCCCATACTACGCCAAGGAACTTGTTTCTGGTGAAGCCAAAGGTGTGGAATTGGACAACATCATTCGGAAGGCCACCATTACTGGAATTGTGAATGGTATGGATGTCCAGGAGTGGAATCCATCCACAGACAAATACATTGGCATTCATTACAATGCCACAACTGTAAGCtcctaagattttttttttttctttttttaaatcgcCAAATATTTATGGCTGTAGAAACCTGAACTTTGGGTCCCTTTTAGGCAATGGATGCAAAAGCTCTACTGAAGGAAGCTCTTCAGGCAGAAGTTGGGTTGCCCGTGGACAGGAATATCCCACTGATAGGCTTTATTGGTAGACTAGAAGAGCAGAAAGGTTCAGATATTCTAGCAGCAGCCATTCCAAAATTCATTGATGAGGATGTTCAGATTGTTGTCCTTGTAAATACCTGACTTGGAACTTTAAAATTCATTCAGTTTTGCTTCTGTTGTAACTAAAAACCAAACTGAATTTGATGTTCTTTGCATCAGGGAAATGGCAAAAAGGCCATGGAGGAACAGATCGAACAGCTGGAGATTAAATATCCTAACAAGGCCATAGGAGTAGCGAAATTTAATGTTTCATTGGCCCATATGATCACTGCTGGGGCTGATTTCATGTTGATCCCAAGTAGATTTGAACCATGTGGTCTCATTCAGTTGCATGCTATGAGATATGGAACGGTAAAGGAGTTGGACCTTTATTTTTCCCAATTTGTCTAAAATTTGATCTGCTACCTCACTCTCAAGGATTTGGATGAACTAACTCTGCAAAAACTGTCAACTTTGCCACAGGTGCCTATTTGTGCCGCAACTGGTGGGCTTGTCGACACTGTTAAAGAGGGTTTTACAGGATTCCATATGGGACCCTTCAATGTTGAATGTGAGTTTATGCTTccctttttttacttttccttagAAATAAGGAATCATGTTCATAAATACTGAATCATGTCCATGGTATATTTTTAGTGTGATACGATTGACCCAGCTGATGTAGATGCAGTAGCAATAACTGTAAAGAGAGCTCTTGCTACTTATGGCACTGCTGCTTTGGGAGAGATGATACAAAACTGCATGGCCCTAGATCTTTCCTGGAAGGTCAGTATAAATCCCAGATTAGTTTTTCTAGCTTCTTCCTGTTTGAACTTGAAATCCATAAGGGAACATCTTGTTTCTGGCTACTGGGACTGAATGATAGTGCCTTGGCTGTGGTGCAGGGACCATCCAAGAACTGGGAAGAGCTGCTACTCAGCCTGGGGCCTGCTGGTTGCCAACCTGGTATAGAAGGGGAGGAGATTGCACCTCTCGCCAAGGAAAATGTTGCCACTCCTTGAGGGCAGGCCGCCCTTAATGCCGCTAATGCTATCCATTGACTACCTCATCCATGTACCAGCAAATAGCCCTTAGCTGTGTTGATAAGCTCCAGTTTCACACGAGCTATGGATCTGTTAAAAACTTGTTTTGCAGGAGTTAGGGTGTGTTGAAGGTGGATGATAGCGGGGGTGCAAGTAAATAATGCATTGAAAATAGTATGTGGCTACGCTATCTTTGTGTTGGAGTTGAGAAAGCTCTCACTTCAGAAGcagagtaaataaaaatatgtagttttttcttccatttgaaGCTCCTCTAGGTATGCTAACAGCCTAGCCCATGTATAATACTACTACCTGGAACATAATGCTTAAGTTTGTAATGCGAGTTTTCAAAAATCTTTTGCCGCAATGTTTCTGCTGTTCGATGGCAAAAAGAATGGTTATTTTCATAGAATAGAAATCTGTTTGGAGAAGAACGCCTCTCAGTAAGTTCTGCTTGAAGCAGAACTACCACTGAAATTTAATTGTGGCCCAAAATTTGGGTCCCCATATGATAAAATCTGTATGCCTCTTCTGGCCagctttcttcaaatttctGCCTCGTTTCAAGAAATCATATTAATAACTTTGATGTAATTATTATCGCGACTACTTAAAAGATGGCTTTTAACTTCCCATACCATCTACCCTACTGAGATTTAGAAAGAAGTCTCGTTATTGAGAACAAGTAAATGGATTATGTCAGCATATTACAATAGAGTCTATtttgtaattgaaaaattatgattgtgttgctttttttatagttaaaaataacttgttgaCATTGtctaacataattaaaatgaatctgttatacaaacaccacctaaatatAACCTATGCAGAAGCAAAATAAAACCTATGCAGAAGCAATTGAGACGTGAGTACCATTCCAgctacattttaaaaaaaagaaaaagcaaaaaactacatttaaaaaaaaaaagaaaaagcaaaaaatacaACAAAAGTCGATCACCCAGTGGATACTCTCTACCATACATTTGAGGTGAAATAAGGGGactaaatttgatgattttactTTCTCGTTCCgcaaatcccttttttttttagttcattaaatTCTGTTGAACATAGTATTTACCCTAATGAAACCTTCTAGCACTTTAAAATCGACATGCTGGTATTGTATCCCTTCTTATCTTATAAATGCTTTCAACATCCTTGTTCCCAGAAGGGCATAAAAGAATTCACCATTCACTGGTGCCTAGAATGTGGCTCATAAGACAGGAATGAGGTGAGTGGCCAAAAGCAAAGCTGCAAAAATGGTAGAAACTCTCGAAAATGAATGCAACTTCACACAGTACAGTATTGTTAGTGAGCAATAATGGAAATATAGATAGGAGACATAGCGCACATGGACATTGTAAGGCTTGGGCTGCTTTGATGGTAGTCTTTacacattttctattttcacctGTGGTATGGGGAAGCAGTGGGGACTGTAGAGGTACTCGTGATTCAATTGAGGAATCAAACTCTACCATTTACCCCCATCAATTGACCAAACTCTTACCATTTCCCTAAAAGCTCTTAGGGATTTATATAttgtatttaataatgatttattattatttttttggataggcaaaagagaaaatatatattaaaagcacctaAGGGAGGCATAACATAGTACACACTAAGTACACAAAAATACCTCTCCTTATTTTAAGTTCAACCAATTTACAAAATCTAACATAGACATTGTGTAGCCCTCAATATAACCCCAACCCAATCTACAAAAGTATACATAAAACTGGATTTGATTGCTTAGTTAAACTGCTCAACATCATTAAAAGCCTTCCTATATTCATTTCTTTCCAAAGAGTCCACAACAAGCATTCTGCACAAGGGATAGGCCCTCcacaatttttttccctttttattttcccaCAAAAGAGTCATGCCAAA
Proteins encoded in this window:
- the LOC117904518 gene encoding granule-bound starch synthase 1, chloroplastic/amyloplastic-like, with the translated sequence MATLTASHFVSRTSHVNGTQESSGSETKSLAQIGLRSQRATHNGLRRLSARTIVGRSKGYKSENGKGLASGAIVCRSGMNLVFVGCEVGPWSKTGGLGDVLGGLPPAMAARGHRVMSVSPRYDQYKDAWDTCVVVEIPVGDRIETVRFFHCYKRGVDRVFVDHPWFLEKVWGKTGSKIYGPSAGVDYIDNQMRFSLFCQAVLEAPRVLNLNSSKHFSGPYGEDVVFIANDWHTAILPCYLKSMYQSSGIYSNAKVVFCIHNIAYQGRFAFSDFAFLNLPDRFRSSFDFMDGYKKPVKGRKINWMKAGILESDRVVTVSPYYAKELVSGEAKGVELDNIIRKATITGIVNGMDVQEWNPSTDKYIGIHYNATTAMDAKALLKEALQAEVGLPVDRNIPLIGFIGRLEEQKGSDILAAAIPKFIDEDVQIVVLGNGKKAMEEQIEQLEIKYPNKAIGVAKFNVSLAHMITAGADFMLIPSRFEPCGLIQLHAMRYGTVPICAATGGLVDTVKEGFTGFHMGPFNVECDTIDPADVDAVAITVKRALATYGTAALGEMIQNCMALDLSWKGPSKNWEELLLSLGPAGCQPGIEGEEIAPLAKENVATP